The following proteins are co-located in the Hydrogenophaga sp. RAC07 genome:
- a CDS encoding ABC transporter permease, which yields MLQVAVDPGKVPALVFERSPGYWQTVGRRFMRDRVAIGAAVVVLILLILAVFGPWLVPSDPYASSMMKRLKPIGFEGHPLGTDELGRDMLSRLMVGARLSLFMGITPVVLAFVVGSLIGITAGYAGGTLNTVMMRTIDVFYAFPSVLLAIALSGALGAGITNSLISLTIVFIPPIARVAESVTTQIRGRDFVDAARASGANAFTIVRVHVLGNVLGPIFVYATSLIAVAMILASGLSFLGLGVKPPEPEWGLMLNTLRTAIYVQPWIAALPGVMIFITSIAFNLLADGLRSAMEIKQ from the coding sequence ATGCTTCAAGTTGCAGTGGATCCGGGCAAGGTGCCCGCTCTCGTGTTCGAACGGTCACCGGGTTACTGGCAGACCGTGGGTCGGCGTTTCATGCGCGACCGCGTGGCCATCGGCGCGGCGGTGGTGGTGCTGATCCTGCTCATCCTGGCGGTGTTCGGCCCCTGGCTGGTGCCGTCCGATCCGTACGCCTCGTCGATGATGAAGCGCTTGAAGCCCATCGGCTTCGAAGGCCACCCGCTGGGCACCGACGAACTCGGGCGCGACATGCTCTCGCGCCTCATGGTGGGCGCGCGGCTCTCGCTGTTCATGGGCATCACGCCGGTGGTCCTGGCGTTTGTGGTGGGCTCGCTGATCGGCATCACCGCGGGCTACGCCGGCGGCACGCTCAACACCGTGATGATGCGCACCATCGACGTGTTTTATGCCTTCCCCTCGGTGCTGCTGGCCATTGCGCTCTCGGGCGCACTCGGCGCAGGCATCACCAATTCGCTGATCTCGCTGACCATCGTGTTCATACCGCCGATTGCGCGGGTGGCCGAGAGCGTGACCACGCAGATACGCGGACGCGACTTTGTGGACGCGGCGCGCGCCTCGGGCGCCAACGCCTTCACCATCGTGCGGGTGCACGTGCTGGGCAATGTGCTCGGGCCGATCTTTGTGTACGCCACCAGCCTGATCGCGGTGGCCATGATCCTGGCCTCGGGCCTGAGTTTTCTGGGCCTCGGTGTGAAGCCGCCTGAGCCCGAGTGGGGCCTGATGCTCAACACCTTGCGCACCGCCATCTACGTGCAACCGTGGATCGCGGCTTTGCCCGGCGTGATGATCTTCATCACCTCGATCGCCTTCAACCTCCTGGCCGACGGCCTGCGTTCAGCGATGGAGATCAAACAATGA
- a CDS encoding ABC transporter permease — protein sequence MLTFLFRRVIYTLPIMLGVALVCFALVHLSPGDPLVSILPPDASVELQQQLIELYGFNRSYPEQFVSWVWRALQGDLGTSIASGRAVTEEVMRAVVNTLRLAVLATLIGFIFGCLFGFVAGYFQNSWLDKAASLTSVLGVSVPHYWLGMVLVIVFSSILMWLPPGGAGPGGSSEWIWDWEHVKHMILPAVTMSVIPMGIIARTVRALVADILAQEFIVGLRAKGLTDVGVFTHVVKNAAPTALAVMGLQLGYLLGGSILIETVFSWPGTGFLLNSAIFQRDLPLLQGTILVLAMFFVVLNLVVDVIQTLLDPRIAR from the coding sequence ATGCTGACGTTTCTCTTCCGGCGTGTGATCTACACGCTGCCCATCATGCTGGGCGTGGCACTGGTGTGTTTTGCCCTGGTGCACCTCTCGCCGGGCGACCCGCTGGTCTCCATCCTGCCGCCGGACGCGTCGGTCGAGCTGCAGCAGCAGCTGATCGAGCTCTACGGCTTCAACCGCTCGTACCCCGAGCAATTCGTCAGCTGGGTCTGGCGCGCGTTGCAGGGTGACCTGGGCACCTCCATTGCCTCGGGCCGGGCCGTCACCGAAGAGGTGATGCGCGCGGTGGTCAACACCTTGCGCCTGGCCGTGCTGGCCACGCTGATCGGATTCATCTTCGGCTGCCTGTTCGGTTTTGTGGCGGGTTACTTCCAGAATTCCTGGCTCGACAAGGCCGCCTCGCTCACCTCGGTGCTGGGCGTGAGCGTGCCGCACTACTGGCTGGGCATGGTGTTGGTCATCGTCTTCTCCAGCATCCTCATGTGGCTGCCGCCCGGCGGCGCCGGCCCGGGTGGCTCCAGCGAATGGATCTGGGACTGGGAGCATGTCAAACACATGATCCTGCCGGCCGTGACCATGAGCGTGATTCCCATGGGCATCATCGCGCGCACCGTGCGCGCGCTGGTGGCCGACATCCTGGCGCAGGAATTCATCGTCGGACTGCGCGCCAAGGGCCTCACCGATGTGGGCGTGTTCACCCACGTGGTGAAGAACGCCGCGCCCACCGCACTGGCCGTCATGGGCCTGCAGCTGGGCTACCTGCTGGGTGGCTCCATCCTCATCGAGACCGTGTTCTCGTGGCCGGGCACCGGCTTCCTGTTGAACTCGGCCATCTTCCAGCGCGACCTGCCGCTGCTGCAGGGAACCATCCTCGTGCTGGCCATGTTCTTCGTGGTGCTCAACCTCGTGGTGGATGTGATCCAGACGCTGCTCGATCCCCGCATTGCCCGCTGA
- a CDS encoding ABC transporter substrate-binding protein — protein MAQEKVLRIAMTAADIPRTLGQPDQGFEGNRFTGIPMYDALTHWDLSKGDAASVLIPGLATSWTTDAADKTKWVFKLRPGVKFHDGSDLTADSVVWNVQKVLDKDALHFDASQVGVTASRMPTLRSARKIDNLTVELTTSEPDAFLPLNLTNLFMASPAHWQKKFEAAAGATPAEKSKNAWVAFAADASGSGPFKMARFLPRERLEMVANKTYWDPKRTPKIDRVVMVPMPEANARTAALLSGQVDWIEAPAPDAMPQITQRGFKIYSNAQPHVWPWQLSFAEGSPWLDKRVRHAANLCVDREGLKTFLGGMMAVPKGTVPPGHPWWGNPKFDIKYDVKAAQALMTQAGFSAAKPMKAKVQISASGSGQMQPLPMNEFVQQSLKACFIDIEFDVIEWNTLFTNWRKGAKDPSANGSHATNVSFAAMDPFFAMVRFTSTKTFPPVSNNWGYFGNPEFDKLIADARTSFDDKERDAALAKLHARIVEEAPFVWIAHDVGPRAMSAKVKGVVQPRSWFIDIAPMSVD, from the coding sequence ATGGCGCAAGAAAAGGTCTTGCGCATCGCCATGACCGCGGCCGACATTCCGCGCACGCTCGGCCAGCCCGACCAGGGCTTCGAAGGCAACCGCTTCACCGGCATCCCGATGTACGACGCGCTCACGCACTGGGACCTGTCCAAGGGTGATGCGGCCAGCGTGCTGATCCCCGGCCTGGCCACCTCGTGGACCACCGACGCCGCCGACAAGACCAAGTGGGTTTTCAAGCTGCGCCCCGGTGTGAAGTTCCACGATGGCTCCGACCTCACCGCCGACTCGGTGGTGTGGAACGTGCAGAAGGTGCTCGACAAGGACGCCCTGCATTTCGACGCCAGCCAGGTCGGTGTGACCGCCTCGCGCATGCCCACGCTGCGCAGCGCCCGCAAAATCGACAACCTCACGGTGGAGCTCACCACCAGCGAGCCCGACGCGTTTCTGCCGTTGAACCTGACCAACCTGTTCATGGCCTCACCGGCCCACTGGCAGAAGAAGTTTGAAGCCGCCGCCGGCGCCACGCCCGCGGAGAAGTCCAAGAACGCCTGGGTCGCGTTTGCCGCCGATGCGTCGGGCAGCGGCCCCTTCAAGATGGCCCGCTTCCTGCCGCGCGAGCGCCTGGAGATGGTGGCCAACAAGACCTACTGGGACCCCAAGCGCACGCCCAAGATCGACCGTGTGGTGATGGTGCCCATGCCCGAAGCCAACGCCCGCACGGCCGCGCTGCTGTCCGGCCAGGTCGACTGGATCGAAGCGCCCGCGCCCGACGCCATGCCGCAGATCACGCAGCGCGGCTTCAAGATCTACAGCAACGCCCAGCCGCACGTGTGGCCGTGGCAGCTGTCGTTTGCCGAGGGCTCGCCCTGGCTCGACAAGCGCGTGCGCCACGCGGCCAACCTGTGCGTGGACCGCGAAGGCCTCAAGACCTTCCTGGGCGGCATGATGGCCGTGCCCAAGGGCACCGTGCCGCCGGGCCACCCCTGGTGGGGCAACCCCAAGTTCGACATCAAGTACGACGTGAAGGCCGCTCAGGCGCTCATGACGCAGGCCGGCTTCTCGGCCGCCAAACCCATGAAGGCCAAGGTGCAGATCTCCGCCTCGGGTTCGGGCCAGATGCAGCCGCTGCCCATGAACGAGTTCGTGCAGCAGTCGCTGAAAGCATGCTTCATCGACATCGAATTCGACGTCATCGAATGGAACACGCTGTTCACCAACTGGCGCAAGGGTGCCAAGGACCCGTCGGCCAACGGCAGCCACGCCACGAACGTGAGCTTCGCCGCCATGGACCCGTTCTTCGCCATGGTGCGTTTCACCAGCACCAAGACCTTCCCGCCGGTGTCCAACAACTGGGGCTACTTCGGCAACCCCGAGTTCGACAAGCTGATCGCCGATGCACGCACCAGCTTTGACGACAAGGAGCGCGACGCCGCATTGGCCAAGCTGCACGCCCGCATCGTGGAAGAGGCGCCGTTTGTGTGGATCGCGCACGACGTGGGTCCACGCGCCATGAGCGCCAAGGTCAAGGGCGTGGTGCAGCCGCGCAGCTGGTTCATCGACATCGCCCCGATGTCGGTGGACTGA
- a CDS encoding aspartate/glutamate racemase family protein gives MNLLLINPNTSTAMTQAIAEAARAVAAPGTRIHAVQPGFGPESIESHFEETIAAAGVAEQVRLANPRPDAVVIACFGDPGLDAAREATDAPVIGIAEAAFHAASFLCTGFSVVTTMTRTCITAEHLLHRYGLERRCRGVHGTDIPVLELERAGEALVARIEAAAREALARDRSGAIVLGCAGMAPLCATLSERLGVPVIDGVSVAVKMAESLVALGLRTSKHGDYAPPPPKAWTGWAKSLEG, from the coding sequence ATGAACCTACTCCTGATCAACCCGAACACCTCCACCGCCATGACACAGGCCATTGCCGAGGCCGCGCGGGCGGTGGCCGCGCCCGGCACACGCATCCACGCGGTGCAGCCCGGCTTCGGGCCCGAATCCATCGAGAGCCACTTCGAGGAAACCATTGCCGCAGCCGGCGTGGCCGAGCAGGTGCGCCTGGCGAACCCGCGGCCCGATGCGGTGGTGATCGCCTGTTTTGGCGACCCGGGGCTGGACGCGGCGCGCGAAGCCACCGACGCACCGGTGATCGGCATCGCGGAAGCCGCCTTTCACGCCGCCTCGTTCCTGTGCACCGGCTTTTCGGTGGTGACCACCATGACGCGCACCTGCATCACCGCCGAGCACCTGCTGCACCGTTATGGGCTGGAGCGGCGTTGCCGCGGCGTGCACGGCACCGACATTCCGGTGCTGGAGCTGGAGCGCGCGGGGGAGGCCCTGGTGGCGCGCATCGAGGCGGCCGCGCGCGAAGCGCTGGCGCGCGACCGCAGCGGCGCCATCGTGCTGGGCTGCGCGGGCATGGCGCCTTTGTGCGCCACCTTGAGCGAGCGCCTGGGCGTGCCGGTGATCGACGGTGTGAGCGTGGCGGTGAAGATGGCCGAGTCGCTGGTCGCGCTGGGCCTGCGAACCAGCAAACACGGCGATTACGCCCCGCCGCCGCCCAAGGCCTGGACCGGCTGGGCGAAGTCGCTGGAGGGCTGA
- a CDS encoding 2-hydroxychromene-2-carboxylate isomerase: MREIVFHYDPISPYAHLAFERLPQALMGHSVAVRCKPVLFAALLKAHGQLGPAEIPAKRDWTYRQVAWLAHQHGVVLDLPAAHPFNPLPLLRLGLACATDDAPGDTNRFVTEQLFHHVWHGGLDATDPARLADLQARLQDHMAQRGKPWSPPEGEVVKQRLRANSDEALALGLFGVPAMVVDGRVFWGLDALPMLRAYLDGDAWFETQWAAAADRPVGVRRPS, translated from the coding sequence TTGCGCGAGATCGTCTTCCACTACGACCCGATCTCGCCCTACGCGCATCTGGCCTTCGAGCGCCTGCCCCAGGCGCTGATGGGCCACAGCGTGGCGGTTCGCTGCAAGCCGGTGCTGTTTGCCGCGCTGCTCAAGGCCCACGGCCAGCTGGGGCCCGCCGAGATCCCCGCCAAACGCGACTGGACCTACCGCCAGGTGGCTTGGCTCGCGCACCAGCACGGCGTGGTGCTCGATCTGCCGGCGGCGCACCCGTTCAACCCGTTGCCACTGCTGCGCCTGGGCCTGGCCTGCGCCACCGACGACGCGCCGGGCGACACCAACCGCTTTGTGACCGAGCAGCTGTTCCACCACGTGTGGCACGGCGGGCTGGACGCCACCGACCCGGCCCGCCTGGCCGATCTGCAAGCCCGTTTGCAGGACCACATGGCCCAGCGTGGGAAGCCCTGGAGCCCGCCCGAGGGCGAGGTGGTGAAACAGCGACTGCGTGCCAACAGCGACGAGGCGCTTGCTCTCGGTCTGTTCGGCGTGCCGGCCATGGTGGTGGACGGGCGCGTGTTCTGGGGGCTGGACGCGCTGCCCATGCTGCGCGCCTACCTCGACGGTGACGCCTGGTTCGAGACCCAGTGGGCCGCCGCGGCCGACCGGCCCGTGGGCGTGCGGCGCCCGAGCTGA
- a CDS encoding DUF1289 domain-containing protein — translation MSLPIRPPVTLQAARAKAGIAPGVPSPCISVCEMDEARFACKGCFRTIPEISQWSRMADAEKLAVWQLIEARQVPVAAP, via the coding sequence ATGTCCCTGCCCATCCGCCCTCCCGTCACACTGCAAGCCGCCCGCGCCAAGGCGGGCATCGCCCCCGGTGTGCCCTCACCCTGCATCTCGGTGTGCGAGATGGACGAAGCCCGATTTGCCTGCAAGGGCTGCTTTCGCACGATTCCCGAAATCTCGCAGTGGAGCCGCATGGCCGACGCCGAGAAGCTGGCGGTGTGGCAACTGATCGAAGCCCGGCAGGTGCCGGTGGCCGCACCATGA
- a CDS encoding YbaK/EbsC family protein: MNDVSFSTTLAVQRVTDHLRALNHPHPPRMLEDAARTAQQAADALGVALGQIAKSIVFRRKSDGVAVLVVTSGDLRVDEKKVQAIVCADGGKLGRADADFVKSSTGFSIGGVSPLAHATAVVTLIDAQLFRFDTVWAAAGHPHAVFPLTPQQLQALTGAPVHDVTVV, translated from the coding sequence ATGAACGACGTGTCCTTCTCCACCACCCTGGCGGTTCAACGCGTGACCGATCACCTGCGCGCACTGAACCACCCGCACCCGCCCCGCATGCTGGAAGACGCCGCGCGCACCGCGCAGCAGGCGGCCGACGCATTGGGGGTGGCGCTGGGGCAGATTGCCAAGAGCATCGTGTTTCGCCGCAAGAGCGACGGGGTGGCGGTGCTGGTCGTCACCTCGGGTGACCTGCGTGTGGACGAAAAAAAGGTGCAGGCCATCGTGTGTGCCGACGGTGGCAAGCTTGGCCGGGCCGATGCCGATTTCGTCAAGAGCAGCACCGGCTTTTCCATCGGCGGGGTGTCGCCACTGGCGCACGCCACGGCGGTCGTGACCTTGATCGACGCGCAGCTGTTCCGCTTCGACACCGTGTGGGCCGCTGCCGGCCATCCGCACGCGGTGTTTCCCCTCACGCCCCAACAACTCCAGGCCCTGACCGGTGCGCCCGTGCACGACGTCACCGTGGTCTGA
- a CDS encoding LysE family transporter produces the protein MELQVWLAYFLASWAIALSPGSGAVLSMTHGLAYGVQKTSATIAGLQLGLAVILLVAGVGVGALLLASATAFTVVKFAGAGYLIWLGLKQWRSSVSATVVSGGHVTAQAGVPSARERFVTGFFTNVTNPKGIVFMVAVLPQFIDPQRSLWLQLLVLLVTTIGVDLVVMHGYAFLASRAQRWLATARARRAQNRVFGGVLMAMGASLLLVKRAA, from the coding sequence ATGGAACTGCAAGTCTGGCTGGCGTATTTCCTGGCCTCCTGGGCCATTGCCCTGTCGCCGGGATCGGGCGCGGTGCTGTCCATGACGCACGGCCTGGCCTACGGTGTGCAAAAGACCAGCGCCACCATCGCGGGCCTGCAGCTGGGGCTGGCGGTGATCCTGCTGGTGGCCGGGGTGGGCGTGGGCGCGCTGCTGCTGGCGTCGGCCACGGCCTTCACGGTGGTCAAGTTCGCCGGGGCGGGCTACCTGATCTGGCTGGGTTTGAAGCAGTGGCGCTCGTCGGTGAGCGCCACCGTTGTCAGCGGTGGGCATGTGACGGCGCAGGCGGGTGTGCCGTCCGCGCGGGAACGCTTTGTCACCGGCTTCTTCACCAACGTGACCAATCCCAAGGGCATCGTGTTCATGGTGGCGGTGCTGCCGCAATTCATCGATCCGCAGCGCTCCTTGTGGCTGCAGTTGCTGGTGTTGTTGGTCACGACCATCGGGGTTGATCTCGTGGTCATGCACGGTTACGCCTTCCTCGCCTCGCGTGCGCAGCGCTGGCTCGCCACGGCCCGGGCCCGGCGGGCGCAGAACCGCGTGTTCGGCGGTGTGCTCATGGCCATGGGGGCCAGCTTGTTGCTGGTCAAGCGCGCGGCCTGA
- a CDS encoding hydroxymethylglutaryl-CoA lyase: MNIPSRVHLIDVGPRDGLQNEKQPVPAATKIELVHRLQAAGLREIEVTSYVSPKWVPQMADNHEVMAGLSRQGGVRYSVLTPNLKGFEAAVLDRPDEIVVFAAASEAFSQKNINCSIAESIERFAPVVEAARAAGIAVRGAMSCTVGCPYEGDIAPERVAYLAGLMKGIGVQRVDVADTIGVGTPRKVQAALEATLQHYGIDEVSGHFHDTYGQALSNTLAALELGVWNFQSSVSGLGGCPYAKGATGNVATEDVVYLLHGMGIETGIDLDALVDAGAYISEQLGRPSGSRVARALLAKRAG; this comes from the coding sequence ATGAACATTCCTTCCCGCGTCCACCTCATCGACGTCGGACCGCGCGACGGCCTGCAGAACGAAAAGCAGCCGGTGCCCGCGGCCACCAAGATCGAACTGGTGCACCGCCTGCAGGCCGCTGGCCTCAGAGAGATCGAGGTCACAAGTTATGTGAGCCCCAAGTGGGTGCCGCAGATGGCGGACAACCACGAGGTGATGGCGGGTCTGTCGCGCCAGGGCGGTGTGCGTTACTCGGTGCTCACCCCCAACCTCAAGGGATTCGAGGCGGCCGTGCTCGACCGGCCTGACGAGATCGTGGTGTTCGCCGCGGCCAGCGAGGCCTTCAGCCAGAAGAACATCAACTGCTCGATCGCCGAGAGCATCGAACGTTTTGCGCCGGTGGTGGAAGCCGCGCGCGCGGCCGGCATTGCGGTGCGCGGCGCCATGAGCTGCACCGTGGGCTGCCCGTATGAAGGTGACATTGCGCCCGAGCGGGTGGCGTATCTCGCCGGGCTCATGAAGGGCATCGGCGTGCAGCGCGTGGACGTGGCCGACACCATCGGTGTGGGCACGCCGCGCAAGGTGCAGGCCGCACTGGAAGCCACCTTGCAGCATTACGGCATCGACGAGGTGTCGGGCCACTTCCACGACACCTACGGCCAGGCCTTGTCGAACACGCTCGCCGCGCTGGAGCTGGGCGTGTGGAACTTCCAGTCGTCCGTGTCCGGTCTGGGCGGCTGCCCGTACGCCAAGGGCGCCACCGGCAACGTGGCCACCGAAGACGTGGTCTACCTGCTGCATGGCATGGGGATCGAGACCGGCATCGATCTGGATGCGCTGGTCGACGCCGGCGCCTACATCAGCGAACAACTGGGCAGGCCGAGCGGCTCGCGCGTGGCGCGTGCCCTGTTGGCCAAACGGGCGGGCTGA
- a CDS encoding 2-hydroxyacid dehydrogenase: protein MNITICVAQTKAAPWEEGFRALLPDARVSTWKAGDPQADYAIVWSPPQEFLDEQAGLKAMFNIGAGVDAIMKLRLPPQTQVVRLDDAGMSVQMAEYVCHAVIRHFREFDGYEADIAAGQWSYRKPRSRADFSVGVMGMGVLGERVARALRVFEFPVHGWSRTPKAVEGVVCHAGTDRFDTFLSSCRVLVNLLPLTPDTQDILNRKTLSRLQPGGYVINVARGAHLVEDDLIHLLDSGHLSGATLDVFRTEPLPADHPFWQHPKVTVTPHTSARTLRDESIAQIAGKIVALSRGEPIAGVVHRDRGY, encoded by the coding sequence ATGAACATCACCATCTGCGTTGCCCAAACCAAAGCCGCCCCCTGGGAAGAGGGCTTTCGCGCCCTGCTGCCCGATGCCCGAGTCAGCACCTGGAAAGCCGGCGACCCGCAGGCCGACTACGCCATCGTGTGGTCGCCGCCCCAGGAGTTCCTCGACGAACAAGCGGGCCTCAAGGCCATGTTCAACATCGGCGCCGGGGTGGACGCGATCATGAAACTGCGCCTGCCGCCGCAGACCCAGGTGGTGCGGCTGGACGACGCCGGCATGTCGGTGCAGATGGCCGAGTACGTGTGCCACGCCGTCATCCGGCACTTCCGCGAGTTCGACGGCTACGAGGCCGACATCGCGGCCGGCCAGTGGTCCTACCGCAAGCCGCGCAGCCGTGCCGACTTCTCCGTGGGCGTGATGGGCATGGGCGTGCTGGGCGAGCGTGTGGCGCGTGCCTTGCGCGTGTTTGAATTTCCGGTGCACGGCTGGAGCCGCACGCCCAAGGCGGTGGAAGGCGTGGTCTGCCACGCAGGCACCGACCGTTTCGACACCTTCCTGTCGTCTTGCCGCGTGCTGGTCAACCTGCTGCCGCTCACGCCCGACACGCAGGACATCCTCAACCGCAAGACGCTCTCGCGCCTGCAGCCCGGCGGCTATGTGATCAACGTCGCGCGCGGCGCGCACCTGGTTGAAGACGACCTGATCCACCTGCTCGACAGCGGCCACCTGAGCGGCGCCACGCTCGACGTGTTCCGCACCGAACCGCTGCCCGCCGACCACCCCTTCTGGCAACACCCCAAGGTCACCGTGACCCCGCACACCTCGGCCCGTACCCTGCGCGACGAAAGCATCGCGCAGATCGCCGGCAAGATCGTGGCGCTGTCGCGCGGCGAGCCGATTGCGGGCGTGGTGCACCGCGACCGCGGCTACTGA
- a CDS encoding acetyl/propionyl/methylcrotonyl-CoA carboxylase subunit alpha, translated as MFTKILIANRGEIACRVAATARRLGVRTVAVYSDADASAKFVAACDEAVHIGGSAPKDSYLQWERIIEAAQATGAQAIHPGYGFLSENDAFANACANAGIAFIGPPASAILAMGLKAESKQLMEKAGVPLVPGYHEADQDPAMLQHEANRIGYPVLIKASAGGGGKGMRAVDKAEDFAAALASCQREARNSFGSDAVLIEKYVQRPRHIEIQVFGDTHGNCVYLFERDCSVQRRHQKVLEEAPAPGMTPEFRQQMGLAAVAAAKAVNYVGAGTVEFIVEQPPEGGMRFFFMEMNTRLQVEHPVTEAITGLDLVEWQLRVASGEPLPLKQDELRIHGHAIEARICAETPDNNFLPATGTLAVYRKPACTAFERGVVRVDDGVREGDTISPFYDSMVAKLIVHGATRQEALARMDAALAETRIVGLSTNVQFLRHVVNSASFSQANLDTALIPREAAVLFHQDKVGLALAVASAVAQTLVAERAQASTDPFSCRDGWRPHGLTVRRFDFEYMGEPLLAHLTYLHDGALQLAFGEVSGGLQFETLPTEGGARMDLQFQGQRQTVQTWQQGEIVHIFCALGATQITEIDALAHAGVAAADGGRLTAPMPGKVLSFAVKAGDVIKKGQALAVMEAMKMEHTIAAPADGTVAELLYAPGDQVNEGAELLKITAV; from the coding sequence ATGTTCACCAAGATCCTGATCGCCAACCGAGGCGAGATTGCCTGCCGTGTGGCCGCCACCGCCCGCCGCCTGGGCGTGCGCACCGTGGCCGTGTATTCCGACGCCGACGCCAGCGCCAAGTTTGTTGCGGCGTGCGACGAGGCGGTGCACATCGGCGGCAGCGCGCCCAAGGACAGCTACCTGCAGTGGGAACGCATCATCGAGGCCGCCCAGGCCACCGGCGCGCAGGCCATCCACCCGGGCTACGGTTTCCTCAGCGAGAACGATGCGTTTGCCAACGCGTGTGCCAACGCCGGCATCGCCTTCATCGGCCCGCCCGCGTCCGCCATCCTGGCCATGGGCCTGAAGGCCGAATCCAAGCAGCTCATGGAAAAGGCCGGTGTGCCGCTGGTGCCCGGTTACCACGAGGCCGACCAGGACCCGGCCATGCTGCAGCACGAGGCCAACCGCATCGGTTACCCGGTGCTCATCAAGGCCAGCGCCGGTGGCGGTGGCAAGGGCATGCGCGCGGTGGACAAGGCCGAGGACTTCGCGGCCGCGCTCGCCAGTTGCCAGCGCGAGGCGCGCAACAGCTTCGGCAGCGACGCGGTGCTGATCGAAAAATACGTGCAGCGCCCGCGCCACATCGAGATCCAGGTGTTCGGCGACACGCACGGCAACTGCGTGTACCTGTTCGAGCGTGACTGCTCGGTGCAACGACGCCACCAGAAGGTGCTGGAAGAGGCGCCCGCGCCGGGCATGACGCCCGAGTTCCGCCAGCAGATGGGGCTGGCCGCGGTGGCGGCGGCCAAGGCGGTGAACTACGTGGGCGCCGGCACGGTGGAGTTCATCGTCGAGCAGCCACCCGAAGGCGGCATGCGCTTCTTTTTCATGGAGATGAACACGCGCCTGCAGGTGGAGCATCCCGTCACCGAAGCCATCACCGGACTCGATCTGGTGGAGTGGCAGCTGCGTGTGGCCAGCGGCGAGCCGCTGCCGCTGAAGCAGGACGAGTTGCGCATCCATGGCCACGCGATCGAGGCGCGCATTTGCGCCGAAACGCCCGACAACAACTTCCTGCCGGCCACCGGCACGCTGGCGGTCTACCGCAAGCCCGCTTGCACCGCCTTCGAACGCGGCGTGGTGCGTGTGGACGACGGCGTTCGCGAAGGCGACACCATCAGCCCGTTCTACGACTCCATGGTCGCCAAGCTCATCGTGCATGGCGCGACCCGCCAGGAAGCACTGGCCCGCATGGACGCGGCGCTGGCCGAGACACGCATCGTCGGCCTGTCGACCAACGTGCAGTTCCTGCGCCATGTGGTCAACAGCGCGTCGTTTTCGCAGGCGAACCTGGACACCGCACTGATCCCGCGCGAGGCGGCGGTGCTGTTTCACCAGGACAAGGTGGGCCTGGCGCTCGCGGTGGCTTCGGCCGTGGCACAAACGCTGGTGGCCGAACGCGCGCAGGCATCCACCGACCCCTTCTCGTGCCGCGATGGCTGGCGCCCGCACGGTCTGACCGTGCGCCGTTTCGACTTCGAGTACATGGGCGAACCCCTGCTCGCGCACCTGACCTACCTGCACGACGGCGCCTTGCAGCTCGCTTTCGGCGAGGTGAGCGGGGGGCTCCAGTTCGAGACCTTGCCCACCGAGGGCGGCGCCCGCATGGACCTGCAGTTCCAGGGCCAGCGGCAGACCGTGCAGACCTGGCAACAGGGCGAGATCGTGCACATCTTCTGCGCGCTCGGCGCCACGCAGATCACCGAAATCGACGCGCTGGCCCACGCCGGTGTGGCCGCGGCCGACGGTGGGCGGCTCACCGCGCCCATGCCGGGCAAGGTGCTGTCGTTCGCGGTGAAGGCCGGCGACGTGATCAAGAAGGGCCAGGCGCTGGCCGTGATGGAAGCCATGAAGATGGAACACACCATCGCCGCGCCGGCCGACGGCACCGTGGCCGAGCTGCTGTACGCGCCCGGCGACCAGGTGAACGAAGGCGCCGAGCTGCTCAAGATCACCGCCGTGTGA